A stretch of the Drosophila sulfurigaster albostrigata strain 15112-1811.04 chromosome 2L, ASM2355843v2, whole genome shotgun sequence genome encodes the following:
- the LOC133834968 gene encoding protein WBSCR14 homolog isoform X2 → MCKTVVLEGKYWKRHAAVIKAEYRKWRKNYKSKATGCLTYDSKSELDFLEWSPLNDRNLMPDDWTTDTLFSAINGPFPFPDSREIARGAGIADFIQPSLGPLQPNLDDIDITFSDLLTTNSSRLPPVPEEGTDADMLKNDDYCLPAIVGAPHTLYSHDSMMTVDTNMLELNTPISNMPFTDIEQQFAAARQVQQSANEAQQQQQQLLGENTTGRGHVTKHFGAISSSASDSFSIKSVINGRIAKNTQRPFRREPHNYDKAQPTPHQTNIYQQMLADQQKNQQQHMIGGAVLQSFQPAQQQQLQQQQQQQQQQQQQQTRLHFPTQQVQSSYNTQSFLSSYADSYQQQQQQLSTQQQQQQQQQQQHNVKVEPHNTDMLSLLNDTSYNSISYKPYPQFKKSASTGAFINMPRVSPQQQQQQAQQQQSYLQQDQQQQQLQMQQSLPLGISLSTQQILQLTRQQSTNSQQQQQQQQQQQQHVQLQQQTVASLLLPQQQQQQQQQQQQQPAVSVAPWATPNTTILPKEMHRSNSLPLNVSLPKLIHHEQQQFAVPKYHAKGKSRVRSNSMHQQHTVVAAGGGSPINNGHGSVSNSTGNLLVAQQMHQATSDPMLNSTLAQLLTKSTRLQAAVANKTQPSTSTNAIASSHSSSNVSQSVYVSNAATSPLSVPVPAQQHSPKKTASLPVTIATPSLHSPPGSKMLSFSQGTTANMGSSLSLSPDSPFHDSQDSPLSPTTSLKYQPRDTQRRAGHIHAEQKRRYNIKNGFDTLHSLIPQLQQNPNAKLSKAAMLQKGADHIKQLRQERNVLKDKIEALRMERDALNNSLTHLHSILPANGAPVTRQGTEHVRQLYEVYVRYNTMNDWKFWILGLILEPLLASYTSTVSSASLDELRRTAFLWVDQHCSLIDLRPAVTNKLKYLSMHTDIVSEPPSTLQEEVNKAVQNTNGQHPNLHGS, encoded by the exons ATGTGCAag ACCGTTGTGCTTGAGGGAAAATACTGGAAACGTCATGCAGCTGTCATCAAAGCGGAATACAGAAAATGGcgcaaaaattataaatcaaaagcaaCTGGCTGCTTGACTTATGATTCG AAAAGTGAATTGGACTTTTTGGAATGGTCACCACTGAACGATAGAAACTTGATGCCAGACGACTGGACAACAGATACACTGTTCTCGGCAATAAATGGACCTTTTCCCTTTCCCGATTCTCGAGAAATTG CGCGAGGAGCTGGCATTGCGGATTTTATACAGCCAAGTCTAGGACCGCTGCAACCGAATTTAGATGACATCGACATTACGTTCTCAG ATTTGCTCACCACGAACTCTTCACGCTTGCCACCCGTGCCCGAGGAGGGCACCGATGCAGATATGCTTAAGAACGATGATTATTGCCTGCCAGCTATTGTTGGCGCCCCACACACATTGTACAGCCACGACAGTATGATGACTGTGGATACGAATATGCTGGAGCTCAATACACCCATCAGTAACATGCCCTTTACCGATATCGAGCAACAGTTTGCGGCTGCCCGACAAGTTCAGCAATCGGCCAATGAagctcaacagcaacaacagcaattacTGGGCGAGAATACCACAGGGCGTGGCCATGTGACGAAGCACTTTGgtgccatcagcagcagtgcCAGCGATAGTTTCTCGATTAAGAGCGTCATCAATGGGCGCATTGCCAAGAATACGCAGAGGCCTTTCCGACGCGAACCTCATAACTATGATAAGGCTCAACCGACGCCGCATCAGACGAACATATATCAGCAGATGCTTGCCGATCAGCAAAAGAATCAACAACAGCATATGATCGGTGGCGCGGTGTTGCAATCATTTCAACCggctcagcagcaacaattgcaacagcaacagcagcagcaacaacaacaacagcagcagcaaacacgTCTGCATTTTCCCACACAGCAGGTGCAAAGTTCTTATAATACGCAGAGTTTTCTCAGCAGCTATGCCGATAgctatcagcagcagcagcagcagttgtccacgcagcagcaacaacaacaacagcagcagcaacagcataaTGTCAAAGTTGAGCCACACAATACAGATATGTTATCGTTATTAAATGACACCAGCTACAACTCAATCAGCTACAAGCCGTATCCTCAGTTTAAGAAATCTGCATCAACGGGTGCATTTATCAATATGCCACGCGTAtcaccgcagcagcagcagcagcaagcgcaacaacaacagagttaTCTACAGCAagatcaacagcagcagcagctccagaTGCAGCAATCTCTACCCCTTGGAATATCCTTGAGCACACAGCAAATCTTACAACTGACGCGCCAACAGTCAACCAactcacagcaacaacaacagcagcagcaacaacaacagcaacatgtgcagctgcagcagcagactGTGGCAAGTCTGCTGttaccacagcagcagcaacaacaacaacaacagcagcaacagcaaccagcagtCAGTGTTGCTCCATGGGCAACGCCCAATACAACCATATTGCCCAAGGAAATGCATCGATCAAACAGTCTGCCGCTTAACGTGTCGCTACCCAAGCTCATTCATCacgagcagcaacagtttgCCGTGCCCAAATACCATGCAAAGGGCAAGTCCAGAGTGCGCAGCAACTCGATGCACCAACAGCACACGGTGGTTGCAGCAGGCGGCGGTTCGCCAATCAACAATGGTCATGGCAGCGTCAGCAACAGCACCGGTAACCTGCTGGTTGCACAGCAAATGCATCAGGCAACTAGCGATCCCATGCTCAACAGCACACTAGCTCAATTGCTAACAAAGA GTACACGCCTGCAGGCAGCTGTGGCAAATAAAACGCAGCCAAGTACCTCCACCAATGCCATAGCCAGCAGccatagcagcagcaatgtaTCGCAGTCGGTTTACGTCAGCAATGCTGCCACATCGCCGCTGTCTGTGCCGGTGCCGGCGCAGCAACATTCACCAAAGAAGACCGCCTCATTGCCCGTGACCATTGCTACACCCTCGCTGCACAGTCCGCCCGGCAGTAAGATGCTTAGTTTTAGTCAGGGCACGACAGCGAACATGGGCAGCAGCCTCAGTCTGTCGCCAGACTCACCGTTCCACGACTCTCAGGATTCACCTTTGTCGCCAACGACCAGCCTCAAGTATCAGCCACGGGACACTCAACGGCGTGCCGGGCACATTCATGCGGAACAGAAGCGACGATATAATATCAAAAATGGATTCGATACGCTGCACTCGCTTATaccgcagctgcagcagaaTCCAAATGCCAAGCTAAGCAAGGCGGCAATGTTGCAAAAGGGTGCCGATCACATCAAACAATTGCGTCAGGAGCGCAATGTGCTCAAGGATAAGATCGAGGCACTGCGCATGGAACGAGATGCACTCAACAACTCCCTCAC GCATCTGCATTCGATCCTACCCGCAAATGGCGCTCCGGTGACACGCCAGGGAACAGAGCACGTGCGTCAATTGTATGAGGTCTACGTACGTTACAATACAATGAACGATTGGAAGTTTTGGATT cTCGGTTTAATATTGGAGCCCTTGCTGGCCTCATACACCTCGACAGTGTCCAGCGCCAGCTTAGATGAGCTGCGTCGCACCGCTTTCCTATGGGTTGATCAGCATTGTTCGCTTATTGATTTGCGACCCG CTGTTACGAACAAATTAAAGTACCTATCCATGCACACGGATATCGTATCGGAGCCACCGAGCACATTGCAGGAGGAGGTGAACAAGGCTGTACAGAATACCAACGGTCAGCATCCCAATCTGCATGGCTCCTAA
- the LOC133847081 gene encoding pyruvate kinase: protein MSHTAKDNIRKGSTQLGHLCELNVKKTSTQRRLVSIIATISRASRNVETIYNMLMKGVNIFRLNFAHESHEAHTETIELVNTALHRIKTETGQSISVAFGVDTRGPQIRTGLLEGGNEILLRNGESIRLSINRDLYDKGSREAVYVDYPNIINMAKPEDRVFVDDGKLYLTILEVGVDGLLCEVIQGGWLGNNCNVILPEVEIDLPAVSEKDMDDLQFSVRANIDILFASGVRCAKNIKELRAVLGDKGKHIKVIAKIDSKISLSRVPEIMNAADGLLLSRADLGTQIPIEKLFITQKSVLGQCNKAGKPVIVASNVLESMRVNPYPTRAECFDLANAVIDGVDCILLSSEVAIGLYPMETVSMCDTLCREAEKVVWYRNLFDDLVHETHGELDASHSVAITAIETARRTKATLIIVLTTSGRSAALLSKFRPRCPVLAVTRCERASRWVNLHCGVLPLLYTADCAENYSSDVDARVKFALTTAKKLELINDGDPIVIVSAWKDGGGFTNNVRVVYAFFEADQMDCLFRADQSNARKNTVLQAEPTKLGSSILKVSTKGSAKYV from the coding sequence ATGTCTCATACCGCGAAAGACAACATTAGAAAGGGTTCTACGCAACTTGGTCATTTATGCGAACTGAATGTAAAGAAAACATCGACGCAACGTCGCCTGGTTTCGATTATTGCAACTATATCTCGAGCATCCCGAAATGTGGAAACTATTTACAATATGCTAATGAAGGGAGTCAATATATTTCGATTGAATTTTGCGCATGAATCGCATGAAGCACACACTGAAACCATTGAGTTGGTTAACACTGCTCTTCATCGCATTAAAACCGAGACTGGACAATCAATTTCCGTGGCTTTTGGTGTTGACACTCGGGGTCCGCAAATTCGCACTGGCTTATTAGAGGGTGGCAATGAGATTTTACTCCGCAATGGAGAAAGTATACGGTTATCCATAAATCGAGATCTTTACGACAAGGGCAGCAGAGAAGCTGTGTATGTCGACTATCcaaacattataaatatggCCAAGCCAGAAGATCGAGTCTTCGTCGATGATGGCAAGCTCTATTTAACCATACTTGAGGTGGGCGTGGATGGTCTTCTCTGTGAGGTTATTCAAGGCGGCTGGCTCGGCAACAATTGCAACGTTATATTGCCAGAGGTTGAGATTGATTTACCAGCTGTCTCTGAAAAAGATATGGACGACTTGCAGTTCAGCGTGAGGGCTAATATTGACATCCTCTTTGCATCGGGCGTGCGATGTGCCAAGAACATTAAGGAGTTACGAGCTGTACTCGGTGATAAGGGCAAACACATCAAGGTGATTGCCAAAATAGACAGTAAAATTTCATTGAGTCGTGTACCGGAAATAATGAATGCAGCTGATGGATTGCTGTTAAGTCGAGCCGATCTGGGCACACAAATACCAATTGAAAAGCTTTTCATTACCCAGAAATCGGTATTGGGGCAGTGCAACAAGGCTGGCAAACCCGTAATTGTGGCATCCAATGTACTTGAGTCAATGCGTGTCAATCCATATCCGACCAGAGCAGAGTGTTTTGATCTGGCCAATGCTGTTATTGATGGCGTCGACTGCATTTTGCTCTCCTCCGAGGTGGCAATAGGTCTGTATCCCATGGAAACGGTAAGCATGTGCGATACTCTCTGCCGTGAAGCTGAAAAGGTTGTTTGGTATCGCAATCTTTTCGACGATCTGGTTCACGAAACACACGGCGAACTCGACGCCTCTCATTCGGTGGCCATAACTGCAATTGAGACAGCCCGACGCACAAAGGCCACATTGATCATTGTACTTACAACATCTGGACGTTCAGCTGCCCTACTGAGCAAGTTTCGACCACGTTGTCCAGTTCTGGCGGTCACTCGATGTGAGAGGGCATCTCGATGGGTCAATTTACACTGTGGTGTATTGCCATTGCTGTATACCGCCGACTGTGCGGAGAACTATTCAAGTGATGTCGATGCCAGAGTTAAATTTGCCCTAACAACTGCTAAGAAGTtggaattaataaatgatgGCGATCCCATTGTTATTGTGAGTGCTTGGAAGGATGGCGGAGGTTTCACCAACAATGTCCGTGTGGTTTACGCATTCTTCGAGGCTGATCAAATGGATTGCCTCTTCCGTGCAGATCAGAGTAATGCTCGAAAGAATACAGTGCTGCAGGCGGAACCCACAAAATTGGGTTcttcaattttaaaagtatCAACCAAAGGGTCGGCAAAGTATGTCTAA
- the LOC133850886 gene encoding uncharacterized protein LOC133850886 — MQNQSYCNLCNVVLSSKGMGYHHHLRSEQHKMRVIEPINSRLKKISAAFTGRLLRYKYLNEWTGVKMPPEFLNEAGEAYVPHLSNVLNSYMSAKVNFELFAQYTLLKDEVEYTDIKSFQSNMTIETMCCNLQQSFKEHAETIITKIDEFQESDSGWRLNWILRLEMNFNKYMPIRGAAFIELPYKLRHKKAVINVQNKDVFCFKWTVIAALSRKRMPYRCSSYNVRIFDDFIKINDEITLNFSGLTFPLSPRDIQMFLDLNPIISITLFGYDSENENVFGPIFLYKRNKGPSHKYVVGGGREQISLYMDP; from the coding sequence ATGCAAAACCAAAGTTATTGCAATCTCTGTAATGTTGTGTTGTCCTCAAAAGGAATGGGATACCATCATCATTTGCGTTCAGAGCAGCATAAGATGAGAGTAATAGAACCGATTAATAGCCGGTTAAAGAAGATTTCGGCAGCATTTACTGGCCGCTTACTTCgatataagtatttaaatgaGTGGACTGGAGTAAAAATGCCACCAGAGTTCTTAAATGAAGCAGGCGAAGCTTACGTTCCTCATTTATCAAATGTATTGAATAGTTATATGTCGGCCAAAGtcaattttgaattgtttgcTCAGTATACACTTTTGAAGGACGAAGTGGAATACACGGatattaaatcatttcaatCAAATATGACAATTGAAACCATGTGCTGCAACTTACAACAATCATTTAAAGAACATGCAGAAACAATAATTACCAAAATTGATGAGTTTCAGGAGAGTGATAGTGGTTGGCGGCTAAATTGGATTCTTCGTTtggaaatgaattttaataagtaCATGCCAATAAGAGGTGCAGCATTTATTGAATTACCATATAAGCTTAGGCACAAGAAAGCAGTTATCAATGTGCAGAACAAAGATGTATTCTGTTTTAAGTGGACTGTTATTGCTGCTTTATCGAGGAAGCGAATGCCTTATAGATGTTCATCATACAATGTACGAATTTTTGATgattttatcaaaataaacgATGAAATAACACTAAATTTTAGTGGCTTAACATTTCCATTAAGTCCTCGAGACATTCAAATGTTTTTGGATTTGAATCCGATAATAAGCATTACGCTTTTCGGGTACGACTCAGAGAATGAAAACGTGTTTGGACccatttttttatacaaacGAAATAAAGGACCATCACATAAATATGTTGTTGGTGGAGGACGAGAACAAATATCATTATACATGGATCCATAA
- the LOC133840431 gene encoding coatomer subunit beta produces MSQVPCYTIINSPDLEVPNEMQLKQDLEKGDTNVKIETLKKVIKLLLNGERYPGLIMTIIRFVLPVQNHTIKKLLLIFWEIVPKTSSDGKLLQEMILVCDAYRKDLQHPNEFLRGSTLRFLCKLKEPELLEPLMPAIRACLDHRHSYVRRNAVLAIFTIYKNFDWLVPDGPELIATFLDTQQDMSCKRNAFLMLLHADQERALNYLASCIDQVQSFGDILQLVIVELIYKVCHANPAERSRFIRCIYNLLNSSSNAVRYEAAGTLITLSLAPTAIKAAAGCYIELIVKESDNNVKLIVLDRLIAMKENEHMEKVMQDLVMDVLRVLAAPDIEVRRKTLALAMDLVYSRNINEMVQVLQKEVAKTHNVEHEDTGKYRQLLVRTLHTCSIKFPDVAGSVIPVLVEFLSDTNELAAVDVLIFIREAIQKFPALRALIIKHLIEAFPQIKSSKIHRAAVWILGEYVEGPQILEVIAAIQQTLGDIPMVDAEQRHLAGDQSEEQLQQQQQSGGDANNTTNSSNKVTSDGTYATQSAYSLAPVAKKEKRPPLRQYLMDGDFFIGAALSATLTKLALRYAELQPDTRTQNRVTTQVMLIMSSILHLGKSGFPTKPITYDDSDRIMICLRTLSERTPEAVAVFMHDCRDALGKMLDAQHEEDQRMLKEKQRATAKVQPDSPVCFAQLSNGRDNQLGENVFESSLNQALAGTKNAQISDVSSPNNKLNKVTQLTGFSDPVYAEAYVNVNQYDIVLDVLIVNQTNDTLQNCTLELATLGDLKLVERPQPVVLAPHDFCNIKANVKVSSTENGIIFGNIVYDTALNTNVVVLNTIHIDIMDYIIPASCTDTEFRQMWQDFEWENKVTVNTTFTDLHEYLKHLLKSTNMKCLTPEKALSGQCGFMAANMYAKSIFGENALANLSIEKPVDDPDSKVTGHIRIRAKSQGMALSLGDKISSSQKQSVQAA; encoded by the exons ATGAGCCAAGTGCCGTGTTACACCATCATTAACTCGCCGGATCTCGAAGTGCCGAACGAGATGCAGCTGAAGCAAGACCTCGAAAAAGGCGACACGAATGTAAAAATTGAAACACTCAAAAAGGTGATCAAACTGCTGCTAAATGGTGAACGGTATCCAGGTCTCATTATGACCATCATACGCTTCGTGCTGCCCGTGCAGAATCATACGATCAAGAAGCTACTACTCATCTTCTGGGAGATTGTACCCAAAACATCTTCCGATGGCAAATTGCTGCAAGAGATGATACTGGTGTGCGACGCCTATCGCAAG GATCTACAACATCCCAATGAGTTTCTACGGGGCTCCACACTGCGTTTCCTCTGCAAGCTGAAGGAGCCCGAGCTACTCGAGCCTCTGATGCCGGCCATACGTGCCTGCCTCGATCATCGTCACTCGTATGTACGCCGCAATGCGGTTCTTGCGATCTTTACCATCTACAAGAATTTTGATTGGCTGGTCCCCGATGGACCCGAATTGATTGCCACATTCCTGGACACACAGCAGGACATGTCGTGCAAGCGCAATGCATTCCTCATGCTCCTGCATGCCGATCAGGAGCGGGCTCTCAACTATTTGGCGTCGTGTATCGATCAGGTGCAGAGCTTTGGTGACATATTGCAGCTGGTGATCGTGGAGCTCATCTATAAGGTGTGCCATGCAAATCCAGCTGAGCGTTCCCGCTTTATTCGCTGCATCTACAATCTGCTGAACTCCTCATCGAATGCCGTGCGCTACGAAGCCGCCGGCACACTTATCACACTCTCGCTGGCACCCACAGCGATCAAAGCAGCCGCTGGATGTTACATTGAGTTAATTGTGAAGGAGAGCGACAATAATGTGAAACTGATTGTGCTGGATCGTTTGATTGCAATGAAGGAGAACGAGCACATGGAGAAGGTGATGCAGGATCTGGTTATGGATGTGCTACGTGTGCTGGCCGCACCCGACATTGAGGTGCGTCGCAAGACCTTGGCTCTAGCCATGGATTTGGTGTATTCGCGCAACATCAATGAGATGGTGCAGGTCCTCCAGAAGGAGGTGGCCAAGACCCACAATGTGGAGCACGAGGATACAGGCAAATATCGCCAGCTGTTGGTGCGCACCCTGCACACGTGCTCAATCAAGTTCCCCGACGTGGCCGGCAGTGTGATCCCCGTACTGGTTGAGTTCTTATCGGATACCAATGAATTGGCTGCAGTTGATGTGCTGATCTTTATACGCGAAGCCATCCAGAAGTTCCCGGCATTGCGTGCGCTAATCATTAAGCATTTAATTGAGGCCTTCCCACAAATCAAGTCGTCGAAGATACATCGTGCTGCTGTCTGGATATTGGGCGAGTATGTGGAGGGACCACAGATATTGGAAGTGATAGCGGCCATACAGCAAACGCTGGGCGACATTCCCATGGTGGATGCGGAGCAGCGTCATTTGGCTGGTGATCAGAGCGAGgaacagctgcaacagcagcaacagtctggcggcgatgccaacaacacaacaaacagcagcaacaaggtCACATCCGATGGCACTTACGCTACACAGAGCGCCTACAGCTTGGCTCC TGTTGCCAAGAAGGAGAAACGTCCGCCATTGCGACAGTATTTAATGGATGGCGACTTCTTCATTGGTGCCGCCCTCTCAGCCACCTTGACCAAGTTGGCACTACGCTATGCTGAACTGCAACCGGATACACGCACACAGAATCGTGTCACCACACAGGTGATGCTTATCATGAGCTCCATTTTGCATCTTGGCAAATCTGGTTTCCCCACCAAGCCCATAACATACGATGATTCCGATCGTATCATGATTTGCTTGCGCACTTTGAGCGAGCGCACACCCGAAGCTGTTGCTGTATTTATGCACGATTGTCGTGATGCCCTGGGCAAGATGTTGGACGCACAGCATGAGGAGGATCAACGCATGCTAAAGGAGAAGCAACGTGCCACAGCCAAGGTGCAACCAGATTCGCCAGTCTGTTTTGCTCAGCTATCGAATGGACGCGACAATCAGCTAGGCGAGAATGTGTTCGAGTCGAGTCTGAATCAGGCTTTAGCTGGCACCAAAAATGCCCAGATCAGTGACGTATCGTCGCCCAACAATAAGCTCAACAAGGTCACACAGCTGACGGGCTTCTCAGATCCTGTCTATGCCGAGGCCTACGTCAATGTAAATCAATATGACATTGTCTTGGATGTGCTAATTGTGAACCAGACAA ATGACACACTGCAAAACTGCACACTGGAATTGGCCACATTAGGTGATCTGAAGCTAGTGGAACGTCCGCAACCCGTTGTGTTGGCGCCGCATGATTTCTGCAATATTAAAGCTAATGTGAAGGTCTCATCCACCGAGAACGGCATCATTTTTGGCAACATTG TTTATGATACAGCGCTGAATACAAATGTTGTGGTACTCAATACCATACACATTGATATCATGGATTACATTATCCCGGCCAGCTGCACCGACACCGAGTTCCGTCAGATGTGGCAAGACTTTGAGTGGGAGAACAAGGTCACCGTAAACACCACCTTCACAGATCTGCACGAGTATCTCAAGCATCTGCTGAAGAGCACAAACATGAAATGCCTGACGCCCGAGAAGGCATTGTCGGGTCAATGCGGCTTTATGGCCGCTAACATGTACGCCAA ATCCATCTTCGGAGAGAACGCTTTAGCTAATCTCAGCATTGAGAAGCCTGTCGATGATCCAGACTCAAAAGTCACAGGTCACATACGAATTCGTGCCAAGAGTCAG GGCATGGCCCTTAGCCTGGGCGATAAGATCAGCTCCTCACAAAAGCAATCGGTGCAGGCCGCCTAA
- the LOC133834970 gene encoding LOW QUALITY PROTEIN: gustatory and pheromone receptor 39a (The sequence of the model RefSeq protein was modified relative to this genomic sequence to represent the inferred CDS: deleted 1 base in 1 codon) codes for MKCISDQPQIHLADGFVRLSWTVTVNMSPCRDMRLYLRFLYALGMICARLDEEKCLLQISANSETYALIYTLSILAGILGCFSYAYFNPDELFMNVYTKTGNFYERMNLLRFCVVLCLLHICLYWRRRRHILLVETLLKLNRLCSSERTDRYFMRIFITYSVLFVVSFFNYANGYAQTGLEQVAILVYVAIYTYGFLSMSLLVVFFVCLQRIIAAGLAYYNQKLDANDSSTNCRRVLVERQRLLSLITGELNNCFGLLILPIVPLILLMAPTGPLYLLSTAMEGKFHTFFQISIVSITASLWNVPWLAVMTLLMRSNFITVEANKTAKILAKIPRTGSGLDKMVEKFLLKNLRQQPILTAYGFFALDKSTLFKLFTAIFTYMVILVQFKEMENSTKSLQKAQLDFADT; via the exons ATGAAATGTATCTCCGATCAACCACAAATACACTTAGCTGATGGGTTCGTCCGTCTCAGTTGGACAGTCACTGTCAACATGTCACCGTGTCGGGACATGCGTTTGTATCTCCGCTTTCTATATGCACTGGGAATGATATGTGCTCGCCTCGATGAGGAAAAGTGTCTGCTTCAGATATCAGCAAACAGTGAGACTTATGCGCTGATCTATACGCTCAGCATACTAGCCGGAATACTCGGGTGTTTCTCGTATGCATATTTCAATCCGGACGAGTTGTTCATGAATGTTTACACGAAGACTGGCAATTTCTATGAGCGCATGAATCTGTTACGATTTTGTGTGGTGCTTTGTCTGCTTCACATCTGCCTCTATTGGCGAAGACGTCGTCACATATTACTAGTGGAAACGCTGCTGAAACTTAACAGACTCTGCTCAAGTGAACGAACTGATCGATACTTTATGCGTATCTTCATCACGTATAGTGTCCTT TTTGTTGTCAGCTTCTTCAACTATGCCAATGGATATGCGCAGACGGGCTTGGAGCAAGTTGCCATATTAGTTTATGTCGCAATCTATACTTATGGCTTTCTGTCCATGAGTCTCCTGGTTGTGTTCTTCGTCTGCTTGCAAAGAATCATTGCCGCTGGCCTCGCCTATTACAATCAGAAGCTAGATGCAAATGATTCTAGCACTAATTGTAGGCGTGTTCTGGTTGAGCGACAGCGTTTATTAAGTCTTATAACGGGTGAACTTAACAATTGCTTTGGACTCCTCATACTTCCCATTGTGCCACTTATTCTGTTAATGGCTCCAACTGGACCTCTCTATCTACTAAGCACCGCAATGGAGGGCAAATTTCATACTTTCTTTCAAATTTCCATTGTTAGCATCACGGCCAGCCTGTGGAATGTGCCTTGGCTGGCAGTGATGACGTTGTTGATGCGCTCGAACTTCATCACAGTCGAG GCCAATAAAACTGCCAAGATTCTTGCAAAAATACCTCGAACTGGTTCGGGCTTAGATAAAATG GTCGAAAAGTTTCTGCTGAAGAACCTACGTCAGCAACCCATATTGACAGCCTATGGATTTTTTGCTTTGGATAAGAGCACCCTATTCAAG CTCTTTACAGCGATCTTCACTTATATGGTCATATTGGTGCAATTCaaggaaatggaaaattctACAAAATCGTTGCAGAAAGCACAGCTCGATTTTGCTGACACCTAA